The Geotalea uraniireducens Rf4 genome window below encodes:
- the pdhA gene encoding pyruvate dehydrogenase (acetyl-transferring) E1 component subunit alpha, whose amino-acid sequence MDTKLRAILPDHDLLKMYEQMVLCREFEESCAEQYTKGHITGFLHLYSGQEAVAVGSTRALHKDDYILSAYREHAQAIVRGAEPKRVMAELFGKATGLCKGKGGSMHLFDPDLSFMGGYAIVGGQFPIAVGLAFAAKFRQEGRIAACFFGDGAVNQGNFHEGLNWARLWELPVLFVCENNLYGIGTEVHRSSALADIHKRTCGYEVPSTQVDGMDVMAVYQAIKYAAEWVREHNSAYLVEAMTYRFRGHSMADPGKYRSAAELELWKSRDPLPNFGKRLIEEEIAGQTQLDAIRKEAVAVVQEAVRFAEESPWPEDAEVYNDIYV is encoded by the coding sequence ATGGACACCAAACTCCGGGCGATTCTGCCCGACCATGACTTATTGAAGATGTACGAACAGATGGTCCTCTGCCGTGAGTTCGAGGAATCGTGCGCCGAGCAGTACACCAAAGGGCACATAACCGGATTCCTCCATTTGTACAGCGGCCAGGAGGCGGTGGCGGTCGGCTCGACCCGTGCGCTGCACAAGGACGATTACATCCTCTCCGCCTATCGTGAACATGCCCAGGCCATCGTCCGCGGGGCGGAGCCGAAGAGGGTCATGGCCGAGCTGTTCGGCAAGGCCACCGGTCTCTGCAAGGGGAAGGGGGGTTCCATGCATCTCTTCGACCCGGACCTTTCATTCATGGGGGGGTACGCCATCGTCGGCGGTCAGTTCCCCATCGCCGTAGGGCTTGCCTTTGCCGCCAAGTTTCGCCAGGAGGGGCGGATAGCTGCCTGCTTCTTCGGCGACGGGGCGGTGAATCAGGGGAACTTTCACGAGGGGCTCAACTGGGCAAGGTTGTGGGAACTGCCGGTCCTCTTCGTCTGCGAAAACAACCTGTACGGCATTGGCACCGAGGTGCACCGTTCGTCGGCCCTGGCCGATATCCACAAGCGGACCTGCGGTTACGAGGTGCCGTCGACGCAGGTGGACGGCATGGACGTCATGGCCGTTTACCAGGCGATCAAATATGCCGCCGAATGGGTCCGGGAGCATAACAGCGCATACCTGGTCGAGGCCATGACCTACCGCTTCCGCGGCCATTCCATGGCCGACCCCGGCAAGTATCGCAGCGCAGCAGAACTGGAACTCTGGAAGAGCCGCGACCCGCTCCCCAATTTCGGCAAACGTCTCATCGAAGAGGAGATTGCCGGCCAGACGCAGCTCGATGCCATCCGCAAGGAGGCGGTTGCCGTTGTCCAGGAGGCGGTGCGGTTCGCCGAGGAATCGCCATGGCCGGAGGATGCCGAGGTCTATAACGATATTTACGTGTGA
- a CDS encoding alpha-ketoacid dehydrogenase subunit beta, translated as MPEITYRDALNLALKEEMRRDPSVVTWGEDVAFYEGSFKVTRGLLAEFGEGRVKDTPISENTIVGVAIGAAMGGLRPVAELMTVNFALLAMDQIINHMTKIRYMFGGQVNLPMVIRAPGGGGSQLAAQHSQSLETFFMHAPGMYVAVPATPADAKGLLKSAIRDNNPVMFLEHELLYNSKGEVSDDPELLVPFGKCEIKRPGKDVTIVAYSRMTILALAAAEELAKENIACEVVDLRTLAPLDTETFVQSVKKTGRAVVVEECWRTCGLGAEIATRIYDHCFDSLLSPVQRVSGLDVPMPYSRKLEKLCIPQVEDIIGAVKEVLSEKY; from the coding sequence ATGCCGGAAATAACGTATAGAGATGCACTCAATCTGGCTCTGAAGGAGGAGATGCGTCGCGATCCATCTGTGGTCACCTGGGGGGAGGATGTGGCCTTTTACGAGGGGTCGTTCAAGGTGACCCGCGGTCTGTTGGCAGAGTTCGGCGAGGGGCGGGTCAAGGACACGCCTATCTCGGAAAACACCATCGTCGGTGTGGCCATCGGCGCAGCCATGGGGGGGCTGAGACCGGTGGCGGAGCTGATGACGGTCAACTTCGCCCTTCTTGCCATGGACCAGATCATCAATCACATGACCAAGATCCGCTACATGTTCGGCGGCCAAGTGAACCTGCCGATGGTGATCCGGGCGCCGGGCGGCGGGGGGAGCCAGTTGGCGGCCCAGCACTCCCAGTCGCTCGAAACCTTCTTCATGCATGCGCCGGGGATGTACGTGGCGGTGCCGGCCACCCCGGCCGATGCCAAAGGGCTTTTGAAGAGCGCCATCCGCGACAACAACCCGGTCATGTTCCTGGAGCACGAACTCCTGTACAACAGCAAGGGGGAGGTTTCCGACGACCCTGAACTCCTCGTCCCCTTCGGTAAATGCGAAATCAAGCGGCCGGGGAAGGATGTCACCATCGTCGCCTATTCGCGCATGACCATCCTGGCACTGGCTGCGGCGGAAGAGCTTGCCAAGGAAAACATCGCCTGCGAGGTGGTCGATCTGCGCACCCTGGCGCCGCTCGATACGGAGACTTTTGTCCAGTCGGTGAAAAAGACCGGCCGTGCCGTGGTGGTGGAGGAGTGCTGGCGGACCTGCGGCCTGGGGGCTGAGATCGCCACCCGCATCTACGACCACTGCTTCGACTCCTTGCTCTCGCCGGTGCAGCGGGTTTCCGGGCTGGATGTGCCGATGCCCTATTCGCGCAAGCTGGAGAAACTCTGCATTCCCCAGGTGGAGGACATCATCGGAGCGGTGAAGGAAGTTTTAAGTGAAAAATATTAA
- a CDS encoding dihydrolipoamide acetyltransferase family protein, producing the protein MSTEITMPKLSDTMTEGRLIAWKKSVGDWVERGDIIAEVETDKANMELEAFSAGVLLEIRVKSGEMVPVGTVIGIVGDAGEKVAEGVGAQPAQAAAETRQPPTAEPSPAEAAVGVVPERIMEPPEETAAAASIAEGGEKASPLVRRLAREKGIDLAQVTASGPEGRILQEDLERYQEARGARSEERGEGEKALVSAGAIQPLSRMRAAIARTVSDAWQSIPHFTVTVAIDMGEAENVYRELKGAGAMVSLNDVIIKAAAMVLQKFPLANASFAADGIVLHDEVNIGFAVSLDDGLLVPVIKGCGGLSLMEIAARSRELIERARGGTIAEADISGGTFSVSNLGMFGVEEFSAIIHPPQGAILAVGAVQDEAVVKGGQVVAARVMRATLSADHRLIDGAYAARFMAELKRVLENPVAMLV; encoded by the coding sequence ATGTCTACTGAAATCACCATGCCGAAGCTTTCCGACACCATGACCGAAGGGCGGCTCATCGCCTGGAAGAAGTCGGTTGGCGATTGGGTGGAGCGGGGCGACATCATTGCCGAGGTGGAAACCGACAAGGCGAACATGGAGCTTGAGGCGTTCAGCGCCGGTGTGTTGCTGGAGATCCGGGTGAAGTCGGGCGAAATGGTGCCCGTAGGTACTGTGATCGGCATTGTCGGCGATGCGGGCGAAAAGGTGGCCGAGGGGGTGGGCGCGCAACCGGCGCAGGCAGCGGCGGAAACCAGGCAACCACCCACTGCGGAGCCCTCTCCTGCTGAGGCGGCAGTCGGCGTTGTTCCAGAGCGGATCATGGAACCGCCGGAAGAGACGGCGGCAGCGGCGTCCATCGCTGAGGGGGGGGAGAAGGCTTCTCCCCTGGTGCGCCGTCTGGCACGGGAGAAAGGGATCGACCTGGCGCAGGTGACAGCCAGCGGGCCGGAAGGGAGAATCCTCCAGGAGGACCTGGAACGATACCAGGAGGCACGAGGCGCAAGGAGCGAGGAGCGAGGCGAGGGTGAAAAAGCTCTTGTTTCCGCCGGGGCAATCCAGCCCCTCTCGCGGATGCGGGCGGCGATAGCCCGGACGGTCAGTGATGCGTGGCAGAGCATTCCTCACTTCACGGTGACCGTGGCCATCGACATGGGGGAGGCTGAGAACGTTTACCGGGAGCTGAAGGGGGCCGGCGCGATGGTTTCCCTGAACGACGTCATCATCAAGGCTGCGGCCATGGTTTTACAGAAGTTTCCCCTGGCGAACGCCTCCTTTGCCGCAGACGGCATCGTTCTACACGATGAGGTGAATATCGGCTTTGCCGTCAGCCTGGACGACGGCCTGCTGGTGCCGGTCATCAAGGGATGCGGGGGGCTTTCCCTCATGGAGATCGCTGCCCGGAGCCGGGAGCTGATCGAACGGGCGCGCGGCGGGACCATAGCCGAGGCGGACATAAGCGGTGGCACCTTCTCCGTTTCCAACCTGGGGATGTTCGGCGTGGAGGAATTTTCGGCGATCATCCACCCGCCGCAGGGGGCGATCCTGGCTGTCGGGGCGGTACAGGACGAGGCTGTGGTCAAGGGTGGGCAGGTAGTTGCGGCCAGGGTCATGCGGGCCACCCTTTCCGCCGACCACCGCCTCATAGACGGTGCCTATGCGGCGCGGTTCATGGCTGAACTGAAGAGGGTGCTGGAAAACCCGGTGGCGATGCTGGTTTGA
- the lipB gene encoding lipoyl(octanoyl) transferase LipB, with product MNIIDLGLIDFDEAYSIQERLAAEVFAGSGAETLLLLEHPPVYTIGSGGDEGNILDTAIEVRRINRGGDVTYHGPGQLVGYPVIDLARRGCDLHRYLRFIEELLMLVVADFRVAAFRSPGRTGVWTDQGKLASIGVGVRRWVTMHGFALNVTTDLTPFTRINPCGMAGCPVTSLEAEVGGNVKMIEVKARVGARFEGFLDEFMPLRDSEKDRGF from the coding sequence ATGAACATCATCGATCTTGGCCTGATAGATTTTGACGAAGCCTACAGCATCCAGGAGCGGCTGGCGGCGGAGGTTTTTGCCGGTTCCGGGGCGGAGACGCTCCTTCTCCTGGAACACCCCCCTGTCTACACCATCGGCAGCGGCGGGGACGAGGGGAACATCCTCGATACGGCGATCGAGGTGCGGCGCATCAATCGGGGAGGGGACGTCACCTACCATGGGCCGGGGCAGCTGGTGGGGTATCCGGTGATAGATCTCGCACGGCGCGGCTGCGATCTGCACCGATACCTCCGTTTCATAGAGGAACTGCTTATGCTTGTCGTTGCCGATTTCCGGGTGGCTGCTTTCCGCTCGCCGGGACGCACCGGGGTCTGGACCGATCAGGGGAAGCTCGCTTCGATCGGCGTCGGCGTGCGGCGCTGGGTGACCATGCACGGTTTTGCCCTGAACGTGACGACGGACCTCACCCCATTTACCCGCATCAACCCCTGCGGCATGGCGGGCTGTCCGGTTACGTCCCTTGAGGCGGAAGTTGGCGGCAACGTGAAAATGATCGAGGTGAAGGCGCGGGTCGGTGCCAGGTTTGAAGGGTTTTTGGATGAATTCATGCCGTTGCGGGACAGCGAAAAAGACCGGGGTTTCTGA
- a CDS encoding Lon protease family protein, giving the protein MDTNDLKLPVEKLRWECDQNQFDFNTTEDIPELEGSIGQVRALKSIDFGLGMQEDGFNLFLSGEPGTGRSSTIKNLLKKRARNEPPPQDWCYVYDFKAPDNPLSLSLPAGKGGELADDMNDFLEGVKINIPKALESKEYETNKVAIIEDYQEKNGELFARLEQEAGERAFSLQRTVSGLVMVPQKEGRNYTQEEYDALTKNERDKLDEVGKELTEKLNDVLRQVRDNEKATKDALAQLDRELGLSAVGHNMEPLKEKYAEFAKVKGYLESVQEDIILNLEDFKPQAAAPQIAGIRFPRQEPSFERYAVNVFVDNKGLEGAPIIFEANPTYNNLFGRIEHIMQMGGAATTDFTLIKPGALHRANGGYLIVDAREVLINPFAWDALKRCIRNGEIRIEDVLEQYRFMTVVSLKPEPVPLQAKIIMIGSPWIYYLLYYMEPDYRKFFKVKADFDSRVARTPEIMKDYALFVSTHCRNEKLLPFDRSGVAGLLEYSARLVEDQEKLSSQFMEISDLIREADYWAQKENSPLVTKDFVKRAVEEKVYRSNRIEERMQEMFDEGTILVDTANVEVGQINGLSVITLGDYTFGRPSRVTARVYMGRGGMVNIEREVKLSGPIHDKGVLILTGYLGGKYAHDKPLSFSASICFEQSYEGVEGDSASSTELYALLSALSGVPLRQGIAVTGSVNQLGKVQPIGGVNYKIEGFYAVCKAKGLTGEQGVIIPKTNERHLMLKDEVVAAVRDGKFHIWSVETIEQGIEVLTGVPAGIQLPDGAYPAGTINYLVDKRLREILESRKKFSATAEKEETK; this is encoded by the coding sequence GTGGATACAAACGATCTAAAGTTACCAGTGGAAAAACTCAGATGGGAATGCGATCAGAATCAGTTCGATTTCAACACCACCGAGGATATCCCCGAGCTGGAAGGGTCCATCGGACAGGTGCGGGCGCTCAAATCGATAGATTTCGGCCTGGGGATGCAGGAAGACGGCTTCAACCTCTTCCTGTCGGGTGAACCCGGCACGGGGCGCAGTTCCACCATCAAGAATCTGCTGAAAAAACGGGCCAGAAATGAGCCTCCGCCCCAGGATTGGTGCTATGTTTACGACTTCAAGGCCCCGGACAATCCGCTCTCGCTTTCCCTGCCTGCCGGCAAGGGGGGGGAACTGGCCGACGACATGAACGATTTCCTCGAAGGTGTCAAGATCAATATCCCCAAGGCGCTGGAGAGCAAGGAGTACGAAACCAACAAGGTCGCCATCATCGAGGATTACCAGGAGAAAAACGGCGAGCTTTTCGCAAGGCTCGAACAGGAGGCGGGGGAAAGGGCTTTTTCCTTGCAGCGGACCGTTTCCGGTCTGGTGATGGTGCCGCAGAAGGAGGGGCGCAACTACACCCAGGAAGAGTACGATGCCCTCACTAAAAATGAGCGGGACAAGCTGGACGAGGTGGGGAAGGAGCTGACGGAAAAACTCAACGATGTGCTCAGGCAGGTGCGGGATAATGAGAAGGCAACCAAGGATGCCTTGGCCCAGCTCGACCGTGAGTTGGGTCTGTCCGCGGTGGGGCACAACATGGAACCGCTCAAGGAAAAATACGCGGAATTCGCCAAGGTGAAAGGATATCTGGAGTCGGTGCAGGAGGACATTATCCTCAATCTGGAAGATTTCAAGCCGCAAGCCGCTGCTCCCCAGATCGCCGGGATCAGGTTTCCGCGCCAGGAACCGTCGTTCGAACGTTATGCCGTCAACGTCTTTGTCGACAACAAGGGGCTAGAAGGGGCGCCGATAATATTCGAGGCCAATCCCACCTACAACAACCTTTTCGGCCGGATCGAGCACATCATGCAGATGGGGGGGGCCGCCACCACCGATTTTACCCTCATCAAGCCGGGGGCGCTGCACCGGGCCAACGGCGGGTATCTCATCGTCGACGCCCGTGAAGTGCTGATCAATCCCTTTGCCTGGGACGCCCTGAAACGCTGTATAAGAAACGGCGAGATACGGATCGAGGACGTGCTGGAACAGTACCGCTTCATGACGGTGGTCTCCCTCAAGCCGGAGCCGGTACCGCTTCAGGCGAAGATCATCATGATCGGCTCCCCGTGGATCTACTACCTCCTTTATTACATGGAGCCGGACTACCGGAAGTTTTTCAAGGTGAAGGCGGACTTTGACAGCCGTGTGGCGAGAACGCCCGAGATCATGAAGGATTACGCCCTCTTTGTTTCCACCCACTGCAGGAACGAAAAGCTCCTCCCCTTTGACCGGAGCGGCGTGGCAGGCCTGCTTGAGTATTCGGCGCGCCTGGTTGAAGACCAGGAAAAGCTCTCTTCCCAGTTCATGGAGATATCCGATCTGATTCGGGAAGCCGATTACTGGGCGCAAAAGGAGAACAGCCCGCTCGTTACCAAGGATTTCGTCAAACGCGCCGTCGAGGAGAAGGTTTACCGGAGCAACCGGATCGAGGAGCGGATGCAGGAGATGTTCGATGAAGGAACCATCCTCGTGGATACCGCCAACGTGGAGGTGGGACAGATCAACGGCCTGTCGGTCATCACCCTCGGCGATTACACCTTCGGCAGGCCTTCGCGGGTAACCGCCAGGGTTTACATGGGGCGTGGCGGCATGGTCAATATCGAGCGGGAGGTAAAGCTCTCCGGTCCGATCCACGACAAGGGTGTGCTGATCCTGACCGGTTACCTGGGGGGGAAATACGCCCATGACAAGCCGCTTTCCTTCTCCGCTTCGATCTGTTTCGAGCAGTCCTACGAAGGGGTCGAGGGGGACAGCGCCTCTTCAACCGAGCTCTATGCCCTCTTGTCCGCCCTTTCCGGTGTGCCGCTCAGACAGGGAATAGCCGTTACCGGCAGCGTTAACCAGTTGGGCAAGGTGCAGCCCATCGGCGGGGTGAATTACAAGATCGAGGGGTTCTATGCGGTCTGCAAGGCAAAGGGGCTGACCGGCGAGCAGGGGGTTATCATCCCGAAAACCAACGAACGGCACCTGATGCTCAAGGACGAGGTGGTCGCAGCGGTGAGAGACGGAAAGTTCCACATCTGGAGCGTGGAAACCATCGAACAGGGGATCGAGGTCCTTACCGGCGTCCCGGCCGGGATACAGCTACCCGACGGCGCCTATCCTGCGGGGACCATTAATTATCTCGTGGACAAGCGCCTGCGGGAGATACTGGAAAGCAGGAAGAAGTTCTCGGCAACGGCGGAAAAGGAGGAAACGAAGTAG
- a CDS encoding FMN-dependent NADH-azoreductase — protein MAKLLYVTCNLKPTEFSCSLSVGKKFLDEYLRQNPADEVYFLDLYRDNIQRIDADVLSGWGKMRNGESFASLTTDEQRKVGHIWKHADQFIAADKYVFVTPMFNLGFPAELKMYIDAVCVVGKTFAYTPTGPVGLLKDQGRKCLHIHSSGGFHFGKEEDHSVPYLKSIMGFMGIEDFESIVVEGVDAIPDRAESFKGAAVEKARGVASQF, from the coding sequence ATGGCAAAGCTACTTTATGTTACCTGCAACCTTAAACCCACCGAATTTTCTTGCAGCCTTTCGGTCGGGAAGAAATTCCTGGATGAATACCTCAGACAGAACCCTGCCGACGAGGTGTATTTTCTCGATCTTTACCGCGACAACATCCAACGGATCGATGCCGATGTGCTGAGCGGCTGGGGAAAGATGCGCAATGGCGAAAGCTTCGCGTCACTCACGACCGACGAGCAACGCAAGGTCGGCCACATCTGGAAGCACGCCGATCAATTCATAGCCGCCGACAAATACGTGTTCGTGACCCCGATGTTTAACCTGGGGTTTCCGGCAGAATTGAAAATGTACATCGACGCGGTCTGCGTGGTTGGCAAGACCTTCGCGTACACCCCCACCGGCCCTGTGGGGCTTCTTAAAGACCAGGGGAGGAAGTGTCTCCATATTCACTCTTCCGGCGGTTTCCACTTTGGCAAGGAAGAGGACCATTCCGTGCCGTACCTCAAGTCGATCATGGGGTTTATGGGAATCGAGGATTTCGAGTCGATTGTGGTTGAGGGGGTTGATGCCATACCGGATCGTGCGGAGTCATTTAAGGGCGCCGCAGTTGAAAAAGCCCGCGGCGTTGCGAGCCAGTTTTAA
- a CDS encoding SphA family protein has protein sequence MKYGKTGKMLYRKDKQGLFGRKTLAILVVIGLLVCAGVSSAADIPLPPVNLGETSFQDGIAFPGWLVEETFDYYHAGQFNNSQGEQISGSNKLTAVSATTHVAYISNFRLLGGFYGAEILLPLVDVDVDTSFGPKGSEQGVGDLIISPFILQWTDHKLFGMPYFHRFVFDITLPTGAYDRNRPVNIGSNTVSINPYYAFTIMPTDRLEMSARLHYLWNSENDEPFVGLGAGTIQPGQAFHANYAASYEVVKGVRLGINGYALQQLTEDKVDGRSQANSDERVFGIGPGIKWSGNGLSLYLNSYFETGAENRPEGTKVVFRLSKVF, from the coding sequence ATGAAATACGGTAAGACAGGGAAAATGTTGTACAGGAAAGACAAGCAAGGTTTGTTCGGCAGGAAGACTCTTGCCATTCTAGTCGTGATTGGGCTGCTTGTTTGCGCCGGGGTTTCGTCGGCCGCCGATATCCCACTCCCGCCGGTAAATCTCGGGGAGACCTCCTTTCAGGACGGCATTGCCTTCCCAGGGTGGCTAGTGGAAGAAACCTTCGATTATTACCATGCCGGACAGTTTAACAACAGCCAGGGGGAGCAGATTTCTGGTTCCAACAAACTCACCGCCGTGAGTGCCACCACGCATGTTGCCTATATATCCAATTTCCGCCTCCTCGGCGGCTTCTACGGTGCCGAAATTCTTCTGCCTCTTGTGGATGTAGATGTGGATACCAGTTTTGGCCCCAAAGGCAGTGAACAAGGCGTCGGGGACCTGATAATTAGTCCCTTTATTCTTCAGTGGACCGACCACAAGCTCTTCGGCATGCCGTACTTTCACCGCTTTGTGTTCGACATCACGCTGCCAACAGGAGCATACGACCGCAACCGACCGGTGAATATCGGTAGCAACACGGTCAGCATCAATCCCTACTACGCATTCACGATCATGCCGACTGACAGGCTGGAGATGAGTGCGCGGCTCCACTACCTCTGGAACTCGGAGAACGATGAACCATTTGTGGGATTGGGGGCAGGAACGATTCAGCCGGGCCAGGCTTTTCACGCCAACTATGCCGCTTCGTACGAGGTCGTCAAAGGGGTGCGACTCGGGATTAACGGATATGCACTTCAGCAACTCACCGAGGACAAGGTGGATGGCCGCAGCCAGGCCAATTCGGATGAACGAGTTTTTGGCATCGGACCGGGCATCAAGTGGAGCGGCAACGGGTTATCGCTCTATCTCAACAGCTACTTTGAGACTGGAGCGGAAAATCGTCCGGAAGGAACCAAAGTGGTTTTTCGGCTTTCCAAGGTATTTTAA
- a CDS encoding DsbA family oxidoreductase, translated as MTTTMNNVVEIIEFTDPVCTWCWGSEPVLRKLETRFGEQVKISFVMAGLVKDITSFYDGYNDIGGDPARSNANIAKHWLEASERHGMPVQSEGFKLFSQEYPSTYPQNIAYKAAQIQDQVLANRYLRRIREASAAEAKLTNTTEVLVELAAEVGLDVARFLEDFSRGAAQKAFEQDLALTARYQAHGYPTFLVRFGEKETILRGYKRYEEFKAVMEYLTNGAIHERLVPASEEAIMAFIRTYVSVAPIEVQMAFDLTDEEMKSAVDSLLTKQLITRHEAGNGYFISPKTSSMVCDPATGMCAI; from the coding sequence ATGACTACAACCATGAACAACGTTGTCGAAATCATCGAATTTACTGACCCGGTTTGCACCTGGTGCTGGGGCAGCGAACCAGTTCTGCGTAAGCTGGAAACCAGATTTGGTGAACAAGTAAAAATCAGTTTTGTCATGGCAGGATTGGTAAAGGATATCACGTCATTTTACGACGGATACAATGACATCGGAGGAGACCCGGCCCGCTCCAATGCAAACATTGCCAAGCATTGGCTGGAAGCCTCCGAACGCCATGGAATGCCGGTACAAAGCGAAGGATTCAAGCTGTTTTCCCAAGAATACCCGTCCACGTACCCGCAAAACATTGCCTATAAAGCCGCACAGATACAGGATCAAGTGCTGGCAAACAGGTATCTCAGACGTATTCGTGAAGCGTCAGCTGCCGAGGCGAAGTTGACGAATACTACCGAAGTGCTCGTGGAATTGGCAGCAGAAGTCGGCCTGGATGTTGCCCGTTTCCTGGAAGATTTTTCCCGTGGCGCCGCCCAAAAGGCATTCGAGCAGGATCTTGCGCTAACGGCACGATATCAAGCCCATGGTTATCCCACTTTCCTCGTACGATTTGGTGAGAAGGAGACCATCCTTCGTGGATACAAGAGATATGAAGAGTTCAAGGCAGTGATGGAATATTTGACAAACGGAGCAATCCACGAACGCCTGGTTCCGGCCAGTGAAGAGGCGATCATGGCGTTTATAAGAACCTATGTTTCCGTGGCACCGATTGAAGTTCAAATGGCATTCGATCTGACGGATGAAGAAATGAAGTCAGCGGTTGACTCACTTTTGACTAAGCAACTGATTACACGACACGAAGCGGGAAACGGGTACTTTATTTCACCTAAAACCAGTTCCATGGTCTGCGACCCTGCAACGGGCATGTGCGCGATATAG
- a CDS encoding isochorismatase family protein translates to MKTEKFTATNAAMLLIDHQVGTLGWCQNIPQELIRNNTRALARTAKALGMPLILTSSMEEQAQGPLIKDLEEIAPEEHARRVKRAGVVNAFDDPNYRAAVMATGRKNLIMAGLTNDVCVVYPAMSAVEEGFNVQVVVDAGGSPTQISDETALRRMERAGVTLTSTNQLIAELAGSWTNEVGSKLIQILFEEVLSHLGKASS, encoded by the coding sequence ATGAAAACCGAGAAATTCACGGCAACAAACGCTGCCATGCTGCTCATTGATCACCAGGTTGGAACCTTGGGTTGGTGCCAAAACATCCCGCAGGAATTGATCAGGAACAATACCCGTGCGCTGGCTCGCACAGCGAAGGCGCTTGGTATGCCCCTGATTCTCACCAGCAGCATGGAAGAGCAGGCACAGGGGCCTCTGATCAAAGACCTGGAGGAGATCGCACCGGAAGAGCACGCACGCCGGGTGAAACGCGCCGGCGTAGTGAACGCCTTTGACGATCCCAACTACAGGGCGGCCGTTATGGCTACCGGACGGAAGAACCTGATTATGGCGGGTCTCACCAACGACGTATGTGTCGTTTATCCGGCGATGAGCGCGGTGGAGGAAGGGTTTAACGTGCAGGTGGTAGTCGATGCCGGCGGTTCACCGACCCAGATATCCGATGAAACCGCCTTGCGGCGCATGGAACGGGCGGGCGTGACCCTCACGTCGACCAATCAACTTATCGCCGAGTTGGCGGGATCGTGGACAAACGAAGTGGGCTCCAAACTGATCCAGATATTGTTCGAGGAAGTATTGAGTCACCTTGGCAAAGCGTCCAGCTAA
- a CDS encoding BRO-N domain-containing protein yields MKNKLAIFEDYKIRRAYDDETETWYFSVVDIIQALLQQPDYQTARKYWNKLKERMSKEGSESVTNCHRLKLEAADGKKYLTDVASPETLLRLIQSVPSPKAEPIKLWLAKVGYERMQDMADPARSLDRAREYWQQHGRSEKWIQQRMMGQETRNKLTDYWKDHDIKKETEFAILTNIIHQEWAGVAVKEHKKLKGLKTQNLRDHMSEAELIFTALAELSTRQIAETMAATGMPENKVAGKKGGGIARKARIDLEEKTGRSVVTGENFLPPGRKKISDK; encoded by the coding sequence ATGAAAAACAAGCTGGCGATTTTCGAAGATTATAAAATTCGCAGAGCATATGACGATGAAACTGAAACTTGGTATTTCTCGGTGGTTGATATCATCCAGGCATTGCTGCAACAACCGGATTATCAAACAGCTCGGAAGTATTGGAATAAGCTGAAAGAGCGCATGAGCAAGGAAGGGAGTGAGTCGGTGACAAATTGTCACCGACTGAAACTGGAAGCGGCTGACGGGAAGAAGTACCTGACTGATGTCGCCAGCCCGGAAACCCTGCTGCGCCTGATTCAATCGGTTCCCAGTCCCAAGGCCGAACCGATCAAGCTCTGGCTGGCCAAAGTCGGCTATGAGCGGATGCAGGATATGGCCGATCCGGCGCGGTCACTGGACCGGGCAAGGGAGTACTGGCAACAGCACGGCAGGAGCGAAAAGTGGATCCAGCAGCGGATGATGGGACAGGAGACCCGCAACAAGCTGACCGATTACTGGAAAGATCACGACATCAAAAAAGAGACCGAGTTTGCCATCCTGACCAACATCATTCATCAGGAGTGGGCCGGAGTTGCCGTCAAGGAGCACAAGAAGCTGAAAGGGCTGAAAACCCAGAACCTGCGTGACCATATGAGCGAAGCGGAACTGATCTTTACCGCCCTGGCCGAACTCTCCACCCGCCAGATTGCCGAGACGATGGCAGCAACCGGCATGCCTGAAAACAAGGTGGCAGGGAAGAAGGGGGGCGGCATTGCCCGGAAGGCGCGGATTGATCTTGAGGAGAAGACCGGCAGAAGCGTGGTGACCGGGGAGAATTTTCTGCCGCCGGGGCGAAAGAAGATTTCGGATAAATGA
- a CDS encoding nucleotidyltransferase domain-containing protein, producing the protein MIKNLNDREELALRDFLTKVAQRFGGNYLYSLMFGSKARGDAHEGSDLDVAVVMQDADFETKRAIYAIAYDELLENEVDISPVIFSRDVFERQKAAHFPLLREIERDMVPL; encoded by the coding sequence ATGATCAAGAACCTGAACGATAGAGAAGAGTTGGCCCTGCGGGATTTTCTGACCAAGGTTGCTCAGCGCTTCGGGGGCAACTACCTCTACAGCCTCATGTTCGGCTCCAAGGCTCGCGGCGATGCCCACGAAGGTTCCGACCTCGATGTGGCTGTGGTCATGCAAGATGCCGATTTCGAGACCAAGCGCGCCATCTACGCCATTGCCTACGACGAACTGCTGGAAAACGAGGTGGATATCTCGCCGGTCATCTTCTCGCGGGATGTGTTCGAGCGCCAGAAAGCCGCTCACTTTCCGTTGCTTCGTGAGATCGAACGGGACATGGTGCCGTTGTAA